One Ignisphaera sp. DNA window includes the following coding sequences:
- the ala gene encoding alanine dehydrogenase produces the protein MVDILFLNANEIEKIIDMKRVIELVEVAFKEKGLKRVQMPPKTYLFFTKYDGDLRTMPAYLESLDIAAVKVVNSHPKNPQRYGLPTVMAVIILVDPSSGKPLSIMDGTVITRYRTGAAAAVATKYLWGAKEAHVGLVGAGSVAAYSVEALRHVIKIRFIAIYDIDHEKATRLAQNIQNRYGIESRAVESPYEVVKEAEVIVTATPSRSPIIKNEWIGEDVHINAMGADAPGKEELDPLILKRAKIVVDDYDQAIHSGEINVPISSGLLKPSDIYAELGEIVAGLKKGRESDKEITVFTSTGLAVQDAITAWYIYNEAIRKGVGTSLKLL, from the coding sequence ATGGTTGACATATTATTTTTGAATGCTAACGAAATTGAGAAAATTATCGATATGAAGAGGGTTATAGAGTTAGTTGAGGTAGCGTTTAAGGAAAAGGGTTTGAAGAGAGTTCAGATGCCTCCCAAAACCTACCTGTTTTTCACAAAGTACGATGGAGATTTAAGAACGATGCCAGCTTATTTAGAGTCCCTAGATATAGCAGCCGTGAAGGTGGTTAATTCCCATCCGAAGAACCCTCAAAGATATGGACTGCCTACTGTAATGGCTGTGATAATATTGGTTGACCCATCTTCAGGGAAACCACTTTCTATAATGGATGGAACTGTTATAACTAGGTATAGGACAGGGGCAGCAGCTGCTGTAGCAACAAAGTATTTGTGGGGGGCGAAGGAGGCTCATGTAGGGCTTGTTGGAGCAGGTTCTGTGGCAGCATATTCTGTTGAGGCATTGAGACATGTGATTAAAATACGCTTTATAGCAATATATGATATTGATCATGAAAAGGCTACTAGGCTGGCGCAAAACATTCAGAATAGGTATGGTATAGAGTCAAGAGCAGTTGAATCTCCGTATGAAGTTGTAAAAGAAGCTGAAGTCATTGTAACTGCAACACCTTCTAGAAGCCCTATTATAAAGAACGAGTGGATAGGAGAGGACGTTCATATAAATGCTATGGGCGCTGACGCACCAGGCAAAGAAGAGTTAGACCCACTCATATTAAAGAGGGCTAAAATAGTCGTTGACGACTACGACCAAGCTATACACAGTGGAGAAATCAACGTACCTATATCATCAGGTCTTCTAAAACCAAGCGATATATATGCTGAACTCGGTGAAATAGTTGCTGGATTAAAGAAGGGCAGGGAATCAGATAAGGAGATAACAGTGTTCACTTCAACTGGGCTAGCCGTGCAAGACGCTATAACAGCTTGGTATATATACAATGAGGCCATCAGAAAAGGTGTTGGAACAAGCCTAAAACTTTTGTGA
- a CDS encoding glycerophosphodiester phosphodiesterase: MSWRERFLIIAHRGASAHTPENTIKSFRKAMEMNADAIEFDLRRTLDGVPVVIHDEDLKRVAGMPKKISELRIDELKNIKIFGEETIPTFEEVLQEFSNKIPMFIELKDEGIETVVASLIKQYNVYENCLLISFNYGVLAKLKNLDEKLEVGLLTYSHLMPIEFALKIKAFAILPRFNTLSPRVVKEIRSKKLRVYTWTINDVAIALKMIGYGVDGIATDDPQIKTFISKQTTLQKFFGR; the protein is encoded by the coding sequence ATGAGCTGGAGGGAAAGATTTTTAATCATTGCTCATAGAGGGGCCTCTGCACACACGCCAGAGAATACAATAAAATCTTTTAGAAAAGCCATGGAGATGAATGCAGATGCTATTGAATTTGATCTTCGCAGAACTCTTGATGGAGTACCTGTGGTTATACATGACGAGGATTTGAAGAGAGTTGCTGGCATGCCTAAGAAGATTTCTGAGCTACGAATAGATGAGCTGAAAAACATCAAGATTTTTGGAGAGGAAACCATACCCACCTTTGAGGAGGTTTTACAAGAGTTTAGCAATAAGATCCCAATGTTCATTGAGCTAAAGGATGAAGGGATAGAAACTGTTGTCGCATCTTTAATAAAACAGTACAACGTTTATGAAAACTGCCTACTAATATCATTTAATTATGGTGTTTTAGCAAAACTAAAGAACCTAGATGAAAAGCTTGAAGTCGGCCTATTAACGTATTCTCATTTAATGCCAATAGAATTTGCCTTGAAAATCAAGGCATTTGCTATACTACCAAGGTTTAATACTCTTTCCCCAAGGGTGGTTAAGGAAATTCGCTCAAAAAAATTAAGGGTATATACATGGACTATTAATGATGTTGCTATAGCATTAAAGATGATTGGATATGGTGTGGATGGTATTGCAACTGATGATCCACAAATAAAGACCTTCATATCAAAACAGACAACGCTTCAAAAGTTTTTCGGTAGATGA